Within Ischnura elegans chromosome 6, ioIscEleg1.1, whole genome shotgun sequence, the genomic segment ATGTTTATTATCCTGTAATTCGTAcaactgaagattttatttattttttttgttatcctcTTAAAATTCAGTACTCCTGGCAAGTTACCACTGTTtcacgttaacgagtcgattatATATCACCGACTACTGTAAGCATACGGTACCTTAAGAACGACTCCACGGTTTTTCAAATATACTGTTCCAATTCTTAAGTCAACACGAGTGCTTTCATAGTTGAGAATTCATGAGTTCTACCAATAGTATTTAGACTACGATCTTTTATCAAGCCATGAAGAAGAGCTTGATTGTTCAAAAATTGTATTGTAAATTTCCAACCTCTTATTTCTCATATTATCGCTttatttccttcttctccctttttccctttcttatCTCACTTCTGCTTTTTTTTGGCAAGATCAATTTTGTTGTTATGATGACTTGTTTTTACCTTCCTTCAAATGATCGCAGTGCCACCATCGAATTTTGATGACCATCTTTTGATcacatattcaattttatttttaaatatttataaaaaatagaaaatttagggttttgacACTTTTTCCTAGAGTTTAAgtcgattttagagggggtcgatgatatgaatttttgttatatctgttctcgttcaccccaaacatttgtatgagtacCTGAGTGAGAGtatcagaataataataatttttattgacgtACATAATTTAATGTGGATTGCGGTTTGTTTTTGTCGCTGTTCACGGTCTAGTTTTCCGCAACGATCACTCGAATTTTCAAATCCATACTTACTCGTGTACATACATATTTCtacagaattatttaaatgaaataataaacaccaATGAGagtgtggaaggttacacgggatttccaccgggtcaggttctccaactccatctcggccgaagtttcgatgggcgagttgtccatcgtcttcattgccctgaagacgatggacaactcattcatcgaaacgtcggccgagatggagttggagaacctgacccggtggaaatcccgagtaaccttccacaattctatacgccgggaaagcctacgatcattcttcaccAATTGTAGGTCTATGCCAATTAAATACATCTCTTAATTTCTCCATTTACAACGGTTAAATGAATCTTTTGTAGGAAATATATTACTAGGGATCTAATTTATCTTTTCATTGTTGAAAAAGGGTATGGTGAAACAGGGCTttagtatttcaataaaaatcaataaatgcagtgaaaacattttctttaatgatgTACATAATTTAATGTAGGGTGTGTTTTCTTTCGTTGCTTTTCACGATGTCTCGACTCGGGATTAATCGGTGAAGATCGCCCAGAATCCGCTTGCATTTCTTTCAAAGTCGTCATTCCATGATGCAAGTCTGCAGTTTGAAGTTGAAGATGTATCCGGGCACGCACGGCATCTGGTGGACCCGTCCGCCATAGTCGCACTGGCAGAAGTAGTGGGGGTCATAGGGATCTGGGTAGAGGGGGGTTCCTGTCGGGTCGTTTGGACAATCGACGCCGGCGCAGTCATCTACCAGGACGTATTCCTCCGATCTAAAATAGaacaaaaatggaagaaaatgggGTGAAACCATGCATGGGAACTGCGAAAGAAAAACTGTTTGCGGTATAGATATTAGATaaatttattacagttttttaacccggtaacgcttgaatttaaaatttcatcccaactttttcgtaatattcaattttaaaatctgatcgattagatgcaaatttaatacttttagcactaatagtctcgaagatacagcctggtacaatgtggtaccgctaggcccttaaggggtcaaaaatcgaaattaaataggcgttagtgatttcacattttaatgccagaaacgttaaaaattattttgctcaataaattatcaaaattactcaaaaatgtcaaatcttgcttaaatAATCAAACTGTAAAACGTAATTATAGATATgcttattagtttaaaaccctcaaaaTCCCCaccaaattacaataaataacaaaaagttCGTTTATTAtggcactaccagctggtaccatatggtaccgctcggcgttaacaggttttttttaacAAGATACTTTTTAACGTGTATAATGTCTGAAAAACACAAGAATTTGTTCCATTCGGCTCTAATATAACGCGAAAAAAAACGCttttttcaacaacttaataGATGACTTTAAATTTTCCTGGTAAATAATATTCAGTAATTCTCCTCGGGCTccacaccaggttaattcagttatattggccgacgtttcgaaaaacgACTTGCCTTATATTCTCAAGACGCTTTAGTGTCTGAATGTCCAAATTCACACTGAATGAAAATCAAGACAAGTCATTTTCCGAAACATCGGCCAATAAGACTGAGTTAACCTGGTGTATAGCCCGAGGAGAATTCCTGAATTTTATAGATGGCAATTTTCATATTAAATCGTATCAATGCGGTATCCtgaatataattattacattttgaaCACCATTTTACACACAATTAGATCCTTAGTTTAGTTTCTCCATTACTTTATGAATACAGAGTCCCAGGACTGTTTCGACTGGCTCTCAGTATGATGATGACAGCACCTGATTGTGCCTGATATTAACTGATGATAGAGTAGTGTTAGtaatatgtaaacaaaaatatACCGGTGCAGCTGGAGTCCGATTTGCTGACCTTGTAGATATGCGAAGACGTAATATAGAAATCTTTAAGCAAATTTTCCAATTCTTGGGACCCAAAATATATTCTACGTTGCCTAATTGCATAACTAATGCAAAGATTGAAAATGATTATggtaaaagtgtaaaaaattggTCATTCATTGTTATAATAATGTAtctaatttgaataaataatgtgTGAAATGTGGTACATTATTAGCGGAATGTCAGTGCCTTAGTAGAGTGCTTTCATGTGTGAAAgtcatatgaaaattaaaatttgtttgtaCAACTCTTGCTATTCTTTTGTAACTGCCAGAATTGAGACTCCTTCgttcaaatatatattatcacatttcaaaCATTCAAAGGGAAAAGGAGTTGGCAACCACAAAACGGGATCTTAATTCCAATGGGGTACCTATGTTCCAAATTCTGCATATACCATTAAAGCTTGTATTTATGTgacgaataaatataattattattactatcatcgtattttttattgaattttcttcagttttcactgagtttgTTTATGTAAAGAGAACGGGTTCTCatcaaggtaactctttacttttatattgcgttgagaaattttctcgtgaatgGCAAGTTGAAATTATCATAGCCTTTTGCAATTCAATAAAAGTATTTGGATAAATGCTGAgtatttgaaactattttgtatatgtttagggATGATACCGATAGtggagatgacaattggagctttaaaaacctgttccatattccacaTTCTTTTCAATTCTATGGCCAATACTtgggtacttatttatttttcggctattgtcttttcgatgttatgtgAGAGTGTACAGCAATATCAGCcatataaaaagttatatttttcttgtcaatcaaaataataataataataataatgtcgtctttatttcacaagcgaattatGTGTGGTATATGATTGACTATGGTTTTATCCGTTTCGATCGAAAAATCGTAGTAAAGTTTGAGTgaactgttttcaagcactgttttgGGGTGGTATTCATATATTCATATCATTATTAATACCTAGTATTATTGTCATTGGACAATGCCTCCTGCGTTAGGACTTAACGAGACACAAGTGCGTACACAGGATCAAACATAGGaagggaggcaagccatggtcgttcaagttataacacatgcatggaaaaggagaatgaaaccaacaacttaagaaaattataacagcgatttgttagttaataaaattatttgcacgAAAAATAGTATTACTAACGTAATTGCATATAAATGCTTACATATTTGcacgaaaaaatagttttactttaaatattttagttacgtgtctcaaatatcatttttcgtgggtctaaatattttttttgaagactttcaatccagtcctgatttttattaatgaatttcgcgatttttgcttctagggggaggggcaGCTATCctctcctgccccccgctggatATGCCCATGAGAGGACAGGAAATAGGATAATACACCACAGGTCAAATGGGAGTGATTGATCCCTCGTAAAACTCTAAGTATTTAAGTTTGCTTACCTTGTGGGTTTGCATTGTCCCCTGGTACTCTCATCGCAGGTACCATCGAGGAACTTCTCGCCCCATGGACACCTCTTGTGGTAGACTGAGGTCTCGTGCGGTCTGCAACAGCAGAAGTCACAATTGTCCTTGCTAGCGAGGTCCGCGAAGTGTTCTTCATGATCCCCGCCAGTGCACTGAACCCCCGGGCAATCGCCACAGTCGGGATCCGCGATGTCGCAGTCCATGGTGTCCGGGTTGTAGCGGAAGCCTCGCGGGCACTGCTTTTGTTTGATGCTACCGTCGCTGTCGCATAAGCAGTACCAACACTTGTTTTTCGGATTGGGGATCGGAGTGGCGATGCCGTGGTAGCAGGGTGGGCACATGCTCTTGCAACAGTCGTCGCAGCAAGGCGAGCACAACCCTGTGTCGTCATGGACGCATTTCCCTTTGGTTCCGTCGTACTTGAATCCTCTTTGGCACCTGACCTTCTCCGGCGTGCCGTTCTCGCAGAGGCACAGGGAGCATATGTCGTCCGGGATGGGATAGCTGTAGTTGGTGTGCACTTCGTTCACGCAGTCAGGACAGACAGTGCAGTCTGGGCTGTACACGGTGTTCAAGCCGTGAGCTAGTGCAGCAAAGGCCAGCGCCAGGGCAAAGGAAACTCCTAAGTCTGGGGAGAACAGAGAGAATGCAAGGAATCAgtcattttgaagaaatatgaAGAGTTTATCTGGGGAATCAACTGTATTAAGCTTTCTCTATCTTCAAATCGGATGaggaaagcaataaaataaatgctatGATTAGTATGAGACTTCTCTACCGGCTGAAATTACAAGAAAACTTGTTCAGTAGCCAATGCTTCGTGGATAAGATCGTAACAATGCGGAAGAAATAGAATCAGCACTCGGGGCACAGCACTGTAGATGGTTTTCAAGCCGTGTGATAGCGTCGCAAAGGCCACCAACAGGGCAAAAGAAACTCTAGGGAGAACAGAGAAAATGCAAAGAATCAGTTAATATTACATCTACCAGATACCTTGCAAGCCACCGCTAGGGTGAATGGTACATGGTTACTCCACACCTTGCATTCATCCTAGCCTTCATCATAAACGCTCTTGTTCCTCGAGTACAGGCCAAACACTCAGCAGCAACACGTGGTTAGATCAGACACGGGGAGAGTTAGAATGATACACGTAGATGGAGCCattcaaataaaactactagctgttaataaagaaataaaatttagcgtagtaagtgattcattaATGAGTTATAGCAAGCCAAAACGTTCACGAAGATAGTTAGTATTTACAAGTGTAATGAGTTATTACatacacattaaaattatttaacaagcTATCCTAGAGATTAAACCATCATTGAGCTCTTGTAAGGTATGTGCTTATCCCGTAGGTTTAGGTAGTTCTACATGAAGCAATTTTAAGAAATCGCACAGGCCTGTCCCAACTCTCACATTGAGCAccactttttatttcaccataTTTCCTAATTGAATCCATTCCAACTTTAAATAACTATTCTCCCCATCTCCGCTTTCTAATTATTCTTCTCTCTACCACGGATAAAGAAATGTGCACATCATACGTAACGGAGGCTATTTTCTCAGCTAGTGctgggaaatgaatttttttatgtacagggtggaggaaaattatgtcacaaaattttaaccctgg encodes:
- the LOC124160695 gene encoding kielin/chordin-like protein encodes the protein MKNLGVSFALALAFAALAHGLNTVYSPDCTVCPDCVNEVHTNYSYPIPDDICSLCLCENGTPEKVRCQRGFKYDGTKGKCVHDDTGLCSPCCDDCCKSMCPPCYHGIATPIPNPKNKCWYCLCDSDGSIKQKQCPRGFRYNPDTMDCDIADPDCGDCPGVQCTGGDHEEHFADLASKDNCDFCCCRPHETSVYHKRCPWGEKFLDGTCDESTRGQCKPTRSEEYVLVDDCAGVDCPNDPTGTPLYPDPYDPHYFCQCDYGGRVHQMPCVPGYIFNFKLQTCIME